One Herbaspirillum rubrisubalbicans genomic window carries:
- a CDS encoding IS3 family transposase (programmed frameshift), producing MTSFTTRQTVDHIEILTEPERRRRRTPQEKIAIVQETLAPGASVSAVARRHGVNANQVFGWRKQYQEGSLTAVKAGETVVPASELAAAIKEIKELQRLLGKKSMENEILREAVEWGRSKNPDCALALAAGGRPMKVVCDVLGVARSAVAVKRARSPEWRDGRSVRKVDDSGLLEEIELHVASLPSYGYRRIWALLRRSRESLGQACVNHKRVYRVMREHELLLRRPGVRRDNRRHDGRVAVKQSNARWCSDGFEFRCDDGSALRVTFALDCCDREAISWAATTGGHSGDVVRDVMLAAVEQRFGSTQTPEVIEWLSDNGSAYIDHRTRSFARELGLEPLTTPVRSPQSNGMAERFVKTMKHDYIAFMDKPDVPTALTHLASAFEQYNEHHPHKALKYRSPREFRRAAASLT from the exons ATGACCAGTTTTACGACTAGGCAAACCGTGGACCATATCGAGATTCTGACCGAGCCGGAGCGTCGCAGAAGACGCACGCCCCAAGAGAAAATAGCCATCGTCCAGGAGACCTTGGCTCCTGGAGCTTCCGTATCAGCCGTTGCCAGGCGACACGGGGTGAACGCGAACCAGGTGTTTGGTTGGCGCAAGCAGTACCAGGAAGGCAGTCTGACCGCCGTCAAGGCTGGCGAGACGGTAGTGCCGGCCTCGGAGCTGGCCGCGGCCATCAAGGAAATCAAAGAACTGCAGCGGCTGTTGGGCAAGAAGAGCATGGAGAACGAGATTCTGCGCGAGGCCGTCGAATGGGGCCGGTCAAAAAACC CTGATTGCGCGCTCGCCCTTGCTGCCGGAGGACGACCAATGAAAGTGGTTTGTGACGTTCTCGGTGTGGCGCGCTCTGCAGTGGCAGTAAAACGAGCCCGGAGCCCGGAATGGCGAGATGGCCGCAGTGTTCGCAAAGTCGACGACAGCGGCTTGCTCGAAGAGATTGAACTGCATGTTGCGAGCTTGCCGAGCTATGGCTATCGCCGCATCTGGGCTTTGCTGCGACGTAGCCGGGAATCTCTGGGCCAGGCGTGCGTGAACCATAAGCGGGTCTATCGCGTCATGCGAGAGCACGAGTTGCTGCTGCGCCGCCCTGGTGTGAGACGTGACAATCGACGCCACGATGGTCGCGTAGCGGTCAAGCAAAGTAATGCGCGCTGGTGTTCGGACGGCTTCGAATTCCGTTGCGATGACGGGTCTGCATTGCGAGTGACGTTTGCGCTGGATTGTTGTGACCGTGAGGCCATCAGCTGGGCGGCCACTACCGGTGGGCATAGCGGGGATGTCGTGCGCGACGTGATGCTGGCTGCCGTAGAGCAGCGGTTTGGGAGCACGCAGACTCCAGAGGTGATTGAATGGCTCAGCGACAACGGCTCTGCCTACATCGACCATCGCACACGCAGCTTCGCGCGCGAGCTGGGACTGGAGCCCTTGACCACGCCCGTGCGCTCGCCACAGAGTAACGGCATGGCGGAGCGGTTCGTAAAAACGATGAAACATGATTACATCGCCTTCATGGACAAGCCCGATGTGCCCACGGCGCTCACACATCTGGCCTCTGCCTTCGAGCAATACAATGAGCACCATCCGCACAAGGCCCTGAAATACCGCTCGCCTCGCGAGTTCAGACGGGCTGCAGCATCACTAACTTAA
- a CDS encoding ShlB/FhaC/HecB family hemolysin secretion/activation protein: MSLLSSRSPLLHPIAAALVLAGLAPLASAQTPPDAGTILQQLQPALPAPPASSAPSLKLEPRAESALPQSAPFEVKRLQITGNTVFATESLHELVAGEEGKSLTLAQVNTLAERITRYYHQQGYPLARAIIPAQTIRDGVVVIQVVEARYGQVRLNNQSVVRDSLLQATLDGLQSGAVIEDDALNRSLLLLSDVPGVAVAATLQPGAAVGSSDVTVNTTTNPTTLGTVALDNYGNRYIDRVRVSGNLNVVNPLRHGDLLSATVLSTGSGMNYGRLSYDILVNGQGTHIGTAYSYLRYKLGSELSALGANGTASVVSLWGRHPLLRSREANVYAQLQLDGKRLHDHVDASALRTDRHLLNWVMSLNGDIRDNLLAGGISIWSLGWTSGRVFFDDAAAASADAAAGQTRGGFAKWNANFSRLQGISPRDAVYLNLAAQWSDRNLDSAEKMTAGGPYTVRAYDIGAMSGDIGYVGTIEWRHELGNAWSGQWQAIAFLDSAYVKVNQRQWTSGENSGSLSGAGVGMNWSGPDQWRASVSVATRVGARPSIVASQPSVRGWVTLSKAF, from the coding sequence ATGTCTTTGTTGTCATCTCGTTCGCCCCTGCTTCACCCGATCGCCGCCGCCCTGGTGCTGGCTGGCCTGGCCCCGCTGGCCAGCGCCCAGACGCCCCCCGACGCCGGTACCATCCTGCAGCAATTGCAACCTGCGCTGCCGGCGCCACCGGCCAGCAGCGCGCCTTCGCTCAAGCTGGAACCGCGCGCCGAGTCCGCCTTGCCGCAGTCCGCGCCCTTCGAGGTCAAGCGCTTGCAGATCACGGGCAATACCGTATTTGCCACCGAGTCCCTGCATGAGCTGGTCGCAGGCGAAGAAGGCAAGTCGCTCACGCTGGCGCAGGTCAATACACTGGCCGAGCGCATTACGCGTTACTACCACCAACAGGGTTATCCGCTGGCCCGCGCCATCATCCCGGCGCAGACCATTCGCGATGGCGTGGTGGTGATCCAGGTAGTGGAGGCGCGTTATGGCCAGGTGCGCCTCAACAACCAGAGTGTGGTCAGGGACAGCCTGCTGCAAGCCACTCTCGATGGGCTGCAAAGTGGTGCGGTGATCGAGGACGATGCGCTTAACCGCAGCTTGCTGCTGCTCTCGGACGTCCCCGGCGTGGCCGTGGCGGCCACGCTCCAACCCGGGGCCGCCGTGGGCAGTTCTGACGTCACCGTCAACACCACCACCAATCCGACCACGCTGGGCACTGTGGCACTGGACAACTACGGCAACCGCTATATCGACCGGGTCCGTGTGTCGGGCAACCTGAACGTGGTCAATCCGCTGCGTCATGGCGATCTGCTCAGCGCGACAGTACTGAGCACCGGCAGCGGCATGAACTATGGTCGTTTGTCCTATGACATTCTGGTCAATGGTCAGGGCACCCATATTGGTACCGCTTATTCCTATCTGCGCTACAAGCTGGGCAGTGAACTGTCGGCATTGGGCGCCAACGGCACGGCCAGCGTAGTCAGCCTGTGGGGCCGGCATCCGCTGTTGCGCAGTCGTGAGGCCAACGTCTATGCGCAACTGCAATTGGACGGCAAGCGCCTGCACGACCACGTTGACGCCAGTGCGCTGCGTACGGACCGTCATCTGCTGAACTGGGTGATGAGTCTCAATGGCGATATCCGCGACAACCTGCTGGCCGGTGGCATCAGCATCTGGAGCCTGGGCTGGACCAGCGGCCGGGTATTCTTCGATGATGCCGCCGCAGCCTCGGCTGATGCGGCAGCCGGGCAGACCCGAGGTGGCTTTGCCAAGTGGAATGCCAATTTCTCGCGCCTGCAGGGCATCTCACCGCGCGATGCGGTGTATCTCAACCTGGCGGCGCAATGGAGTGACCGCAACCTGGACTCAGCAGAGAAGATGACGGCAGGCGGCCCCTATACCGTGCGTGCCTACGATATCGGCGCCATGAGCGGTGACATTGGTTATGTCGGCACTATCGAATGGCGTCATGAACTGGGCAATGCCTGGTCGGGGCAATGGCAGGCGATTGCCTTTCTTGATAGCGCGTATGTGAAAGTCAACCAGCGCCAGTGGACTTCTGGTGAAAACAGCGGCAGCCTTTCGGGGGCTGGTGTTGGAATGAACTGGAGCGGACCGGATCAATGGCGGGCTTCGGTCTCGGTGGCTACGCGGGTGGGGGCGCGGCCTTCGATTGTGGCTAGTCAGCCTTCGGTGCGGGGGTGGGTGACATTGAGCAAGGCGTTTTGA
- a CDS encoding IS3 family transposase (programmed frameshift): protein MNKKSSKFSPEVRERAVRLVREQRDEHSSTWSAVQSIAPMIGCTPQTLLDWVKRAEVDSGERDGVSTAERERIKALEREVKELRRANEILKTASGFFRAGGARPQTEVVNTYIDRYRDIHGVEPICKVLQVAPSAYRRYAARQRNPQLCCARSKRDAVLRVEISRVWHANMRVYGADKVWRQLNREGVSIARCTVERLMRKQGLQGARRGKQLRTTRSDPKAACPLDRVNRQFKADRPNQLWVSDFTYVSTWQGWLYVAFVIDVFARRIVGWRVSNSMTTDFVLDALEQALYARQPEGNGGLIHHSDRGSQYVGIRYSERLAEAGIAPSVGSRGDSYDNALAETINGLYKAELIHRRAPWKTRESVELATLEWVAWFNHHRLLESIGYIPPAEAEANYYSRFASNTAVSA from the exons ATGAACAAGAAATCAAGCAAGTTTTCCCCTGAGGTACGAGAGCGTGCGGTGCGCTTGGTGCGTGAGCAGCGGGATGAGCATTCCTCCACGTGGTCTGCGGTCCAATCGATTGCGCCGATGATCGGCTGTACGCCTCAGACGCTGCTGGACTGGGTCAAACGCGCCGAGGTCGATAGCGGCGAGCGGGATGGCGTCAGCACGGCCGAGCGTGAGCGTATCAAGGCACTGGAGCGCGAGGTCAAGGAATTGCGCCGTGCTAACGAGATTCTCAAGACCGCGAGCG GCTTTTTTCGCGCAGGCGGAGCTCGACCGCAAACTGAAGTCGTAAATACCTATATCGATCGCTATCGGGATATCCACGGGGTCGAGCCGATCTGCAAGGTATTGCAGGTTGCCCCGTCAGCATATCGGCGTTATGCAGCGAGGCAGCGCAATCCTCAATTGTGCTGTGCTCGTAGCAAGCGTGATGCGGTACTGCGAGTTGAAATCAGCCGGGTGTGGCACGCCAACATGCGTGTGTACGGTGCTGACAAGGTGTGGCGACAGCTGAATCGCGAGGGCGTATCTATCGCACGTTGTACGGTAGAGCGGTTGATGCGAAAGCAAGGGCTTCAGGGAGCCCGGCGTGGTAAGCAACTTCGCACCACGCGTTCTGATCCCAAGGCAGCCTGCCCGTTGGACCGGGTCAATCGTCAGTTCAAGGCTGATCGTCCCAACCAGCTTTGGGTGTCCGACTTTACCTACGTATCGACCTGGCAAGGCTGGCTGTATGTGGCCTTCGTCATCGACGTGTTTGCCCGTCGCATCGTTGGCTGGCGTGTCAGCAACAGTATGACGACGGACTTCGTGCTAGATGCGCTGGAGCAGGCGCTCTATGCTCGCCAGCCCGAAGGCAACGGCGGCTTGATCCATCATTCCGACAGGGGATCGCAATACGTCGGGATTCGCTACAGTGAACGCCTGGCCGAGGCGGGCATTGCGCCATCGGTCGGAAGCCGTGGCGACAGTTACGATAACGCCTTGGCCGAAACCATCAATGGCCTGTACAAAGCTGAATTAATTCATCGCCGTGCCCCTTGGAAAACCAGGGAATCCGTCGAACTGGCCACGCTCGAATGGGTGGCTTGGTTCAACCATCATCGACTGCTGGAATCCATCGGCTATATCCCTCCGGCAGAAGCTGAGGCAAACTACTACAGCCGGTTCGCCAGCAATACTGCAGTGTCGGCATAA
- a CDS encoding YDG domain-containing protein: MNRIYRLVWSHVQQAWVIVSERTRGQGKKVSRRLAAAAALSVASALAMAGPSGGAVTAGSGSISQSGNTTTITQGSQNLSVNWQSFNTTSAEKVNFVQPSTSAIAVNRIQDVNATQFMGQLNANGQVYLINPNGILFGAGAQVNVGGLVASTLDINDAALGSSTRNFSGMGSGSIVNQGSINSANGGYVAFLGKQVANQGSITTTAGTTALAAGSDVTLSFAGNSLVSLRVNQSTLDSLSGNGGLIQADGGTVLLSAGARDTVLASVVNNTGIIQARSVQNVNGTIVLEAGSHGTATNSGTLDASGRNAGETGGTVKLLGGTVAQTSGGRIDVAGDAGGGTAYVGGNFLGAGPEQNATTTTVEAGSSIDASAVNSGNGGRVALWSDGTTRFDGSITARGGAASGNGGAVETSGLKLKIGSTASVNTLAPRGSAGNWLLDPADIKIGSIAFWGSNYGIDVDSAVLTAALNNGNVTIKTSRSGPSCGVACGSGSGSSGDILVLDPIGVAVASYDANHTATYVNWDSNSYTLTLSAYNNVRFVFTPNYVSVGAGTSQSSGGAVDMSLGHGTKTILQADNSAKGSGTVVFDDNNGWTYIGLGDAATTAKIYYTPTSYSAPQDFTPYLIGYNQLTQLTSYMAVNVAASIASKTYDGTLGATISSVSTVASLPGGMSPLSTSGATASFADKNAGSNKDVLLSGVTFSNGSDTINVGGENYYLNGLSTQLGTITPKSVDVTGLSVVSKTYDGTTAATLSGTAGFSGLIGGDSLSLNLSSATANFADANAGTKAVTLGSYTLGGSSSANYVLNQPSLTGTINKANLSLSGSKTYDGTTDIDGSQLTATGVHGETFTVAGSGSSGNLASKNVQSGAALASVTGLSLGSSSNGGLASNYNALGTSGSSISVTAKALTMSGVTASDKVYDGSTTATLNTSGVGFFGIIGGDDVSLGGSGVGSFANKNVGTNKAVTVSGYTLSGADAGNYLISQPTGLSASITKADLSVSGISAQGKTYDGQTTATLSGTASVTAIGSDVVSLGGTGVGVFIDKNAGVNKVVNVSGYTLSGSDAGNYNLVQPTGVSATISKANLTLSGLTANNKTYDGTIVAALSGTASVTALGSDVVSVTGTGAASFADKNVGTGKGVTVSGYTLTGTDAGNYNLVSPGGLSADISKASLTVGGVSAQSRAYDGTTVATVAGTASVSAFGADVVSVAGTASASFADKNVGSNKAVLVSGYTLTGADAGNYDVVQPSGLNATISKADLAVAGLSVANKIYDGTTTATLTGTGSVTALGSDVVTLSGSGAASFANKNVGTGKSIVISGYTLGGTDGGNYNLVAPSNLTADITPLQITVSGIVANNKTYDGTVAATANTSGVSLAGKLAGDVINVAATGSFSDKNVGSNKAVTLNSIYSGADAGNYTYIDQTSSQASITPASLNVSGITAANKVFDGTTTATINTGSVVLGGLIGGDNVRFSSSGAFSDAAIGRGKTVNLSNSISGADSGNYTLIGQSTALADITAAGSAQTPSAVATAPAAPTPSVQAVTVRNVLTQVQSTVLPPQASAQPQSLSLSSTLVVRSQQGDAAPATGNESSSGNAGGRGGSSLVNTSTGFGTPPPSLNIQNGGIQLPPVAISTPQ; this comes from the coding sequence ATGAACAGAATCTATCGCTTGGTCTGGAGCCACGTGCAACAGGCCTGGGTCATCGTCTCGGAACGCACGCGTGGGCAGGGCAAGAAAGTGTCGCGAAGACTGGCTGCCGCCGCTGCCTTGTCGGTGGCAAGCGCACTGGCCATGGCCGGTCCCAGTGGAGGGGCGGTCACGGCCGGCAGCGGCAGCATCAGTCAGTCCGGCAATACCACCACCATCACGCAAGGCAGCCAGAACCTGTCGGTGAACTGGCAATCATTCAACACCACCAGCGCTGAGAAGGTCAATTTCGTCCAGCCCTCGACCAGTGCGATTGCGGTCAACCGGATCCAGGACGTCAATGCCACCCAGTTCATGGGGCAGTTGAATGCCAATGGCCAGGTCTATCTGATCAATCCCAACGGCATCCTCTTCGGTGCCGGCGCACAGGTCAACGTCGGTGGCCTGGTGGCCTCGACCCTGGACATCAACGATGCCGCGCTGGGCAGCAGTACGCGCAATTTCAGCGGCATGGGCAGCGGCAGTATCGTCAACCAGGGCAGCATCAACAGCGCCAATGGCGGCTACGTGGCCTTCCTCGGCAAGCAGGTTGCCAACCAGGGCAGCATCACCACCACCGCCGGTACCACCGCCCTGGCTGCCGGCAGCGACGTGACGCTCTCCTTTGCCGGCAATAGCCTGGTGAGCTTGCGCGTGAACCAGAGCACGCTCGATAGCCTGTCGGGCAACGGTGGTCTGATCCAGGCCGATGGCGGTACCGTATTGTTGTCGGCAGGGGCTCGCGATACGGTGCTGGCCAGCGTGGTTAACAACACCGGTATCATCCAGGCGCGCAGCGTGCAGAACGTCAATGGCACCATTGTCTTGGAAGCCGGCAGCCATGGCACCGCCACCAACAGCGGCACCCTGGACGCCTCCGGCCGGAACGCCGGTGAAACCGGCGGAACGGTCAAGCTGCTGGGTGGCACCGTGGCCCAGACTAGCGGCGGCAGGATCGACGTGGCCGGTGATGCCGGCGGCGGCACGGCCTATGTGGGTGGTAACTTCCTGGGCGCCGGTCCCGAACAGAACGCCACCACCACCACGGTGGAGGCCGGAAGCAGCATCGATGCCAGCGCCGTCAACAGCGGCAACGGTGGCCGTGTGGCCCTGTGGTCCGATGGCACGACCCGTTTTGACGGCAGCATCACGGCGCGTGGTGGGGCTGCGTCCGGCAATGGCGGGGCAGTGGAAACCTCGGGGTTGAAACTGAAGATCGGCTCCACCGCCTCGGTCAATACCCTGGCGCCGCGCGGCAGTGCCGGCAACTGGTTGCTCGATCCTGCCGACATCAAGATCGGCTCCATCGCCTTCTGGGGCAGCAACTACGGTATCGACGTCGATTCGGCCGTGCTCACTGCCGCACTCAACAATGGCAACGTGACCATCAAGACTTCCCGCAGCGGCCCCTCCTGCGGCGTCGCCTGCGGCAGTGGTAGTGGCAGCAGTGGCGACATCCTCGTGCTGGACCCGATCGGTGTCGCAGTCGCTTCCTACGACGCCAATCACACGGCCACTTACGTCAACTGGGATTCGAATAGCTATACCCTCACGCTGAGTGCCTACAACAACGTGCGCTTCGTGTTTACCCCGAACTACGTTTCGGTCGGCGCGGGCACTAGCCAGTCTAGCGGCGGGGCTGTCGATATGTCCTTGGGCCATGGCACCAAGACCATTCTGCAGGCAGACAATAGTGCCAAGGGATCAGGCACCGTCGTCTTCGATGATAACAACGGCTGGACTTATATCGGCCTGGGCGATGCAGCCACGACCGCGAAGATTTATTACACCCCGACTTCCTACAGCGCGCCGCAAGACTTTACGCCCTACCTGATCGGCTACAACCAGCTCACACAATTGACCAGCTACATGGCCGTGAATGTTGCGGCCAGCATCGCCAGCAAGACCTATGACGGCACTCTGGGCGCCACCATCAGTTCAGTGAGTACGGTCGCGTCCCTGCCTGGCGGTATGTCGCCGCTGTCCACTAGTGGTGCGACGGCCAGCTTTGCCGACAAGAATGCCGGCAGCAACAAGGATGTGCTGCTCAGTGGCGTGACCTTCAGCAACGGCAGTGACACCATCAACGTGGGTGGCGAGAACTACTATCTCAACGGCCTTAGTACCCAGCTTGGCACCATCACGCCCAAGAGCGTGGACGTGACGGGTCTGAGCGTGGTGAGCAAGACCTATGACGGCACCACCGCAGCCACCCTCAGCGGCACTGCCGGCTTCAGTGGCCTCATCGGTGGTGATAGCTTGAGCTTGAACCTGAGTTCGGCCACAGCCAACTTTGCCGATGCCAACGCCGGCACCAAGGCCGTCACACTGGGCAGCTATACCCTGGGTGGCAGCAGCAGTGCCAACTATGTGCTCAACCAGCCCTCGCTAACCGGCACCATCAACAAGGCCAACCTGAGCCTGTCGGGCAGCAAGACCTATGACGGCACCACCGACATCGACGGTAGCCAATTGACCGCCACCGGCGTGCATGGTGAAACCTTCACCGTGGCCGGCAGCGGCAGCAGCGGCAACCTGGCCAGCAAGAACGTGCAGAGTGGCGCAGCCCTGGCCAGTGTCACGGGTCTGTCGCTGGGGAGCAGCAGCAACGGGGGACTGGCCAGCAACTACAACGCCCTGGGTACCAGCGGCAGCAGCATCAGCGTGACCGCCAAGGCGCTGACCATGAGCGGCGTGACTGCCTCCGACAAGGTCTATGACGGCTCGACGACGGCCACGCTCAACACCTCGGGCGTGGGTTTCTTCGGCATCATCGGTGGGGATGACGTGAGCCTGGGCGGCAGTGGCGTGGGCAGCTTCGCCAACAAGAACGTCGGCACCAACAAGGCCGTGACGGTCAGCGGCTATACGCTCTCCGGCGCCGATGCGGGCAATTACCTGATCAGCCAGCCCACGGGCCTGAGTGCCTCCATCACCAAGGCCGATCTCAGCGTGAGCGGAATCTCGGCCCAGGGCAAGACCTATGATGGCCAGACCACGGCCACCCTCTCCGGTACGGCCAGCGTCACGGCCATCGGCAGCGACGTGGTCTCCTTGGGCGGTACCGGCGTTGGTGTCTTCATCGACAAGAACGCGGGGGTGAACAAAGTTGTCAATGTCAGCGGCTATACCTTGAGCGGTAGCGACGCCGGCAACTACAACCTGGTCCAGCCCACCGGGGTGAGCGCCACCATCAGCAAGGCCAACCTCACCTTGTCGGGGCTGACGGCCAACAACAAGACCTACGACGGCACCATCGTCGCGGCGCTCAGCGGAACGGCCAGCGTGACCGCGCTCGGCAGCGACGTCGTCAGCGTAACGGGGACTGGCGCGGCCAGCTTCGCCGACAAGAACGTGGGCACCGGCAAGGGCGTCACCGTGAGCGGCTATACGCTCACCGGCACCGATGCCGGCAACTACAACCTGGTCTCGCCGGGTGGTCTGAGCGCCGACATCAGCAAGGCCAGCCTGACCGTGGGTGGCGTCAGTGCGCAGTCGCGCGCCTACGACGGCACCACCGTTGCTACCGTGGCCGGCACGGCCAGCGTCTCGGCCTTCGGTGCGGATGTGGTCTCGGTGGCTGGTACAGCCTCGGCCTCCTTCGCCGACAAGAATGTCGGGTCGAACAAGGCCGTCCTGGTCAGCGGCTATACGCTCACCGGCGCCGACGCCGGCAACTACGACGTGGTGCAGCCCAGTGGCCTGAACGCCACCATCAGCAAGGCCGACCTGGCCGTGGCGGGCCTGAGCGTGGCCAACAAGATCTATGACGGCACGACCACGGCCACCCTCACCGGCACCGGTTCGGTCACCGCCCTGGGCAGCGATGTCGTCACCTTGAGCGGCAGCGGCGCGGCTAGTTTTGCCAACAAGAATGTCGGCACCGGCAAGTCCATCGTGATCTCGGGTTATACCCTGGGTGGCACCGATGGTGGCAACTACAACCTGGTCGCTCCGTCCAACCTGACCGCCGACATCACGCCGCTGCAGATCACCGTGAGCGGCATCGTGGCCAACAACAAGACCTATGACGGTACCGTGGCAGCCACCGCTAACACCAGCGGCGTAAGCTTGGCGGGCAAGCTGGCCGGGGATGTCATCAACGTTGCTGCTACCGGCAGCTTCAGCGACAAGAACGTCGGCAGCAACAAGGCGGTTACGCTCAATAGCATCTATAGCGGGGCCGATGCCGGCAACTATACCTACATCGATCAGACCAGCTCGCAGGCCAGCATCACGCCGGCCAGCTTGAACGTGTCAGGCATCACCGCCGCCAACAAGGTCTTCGACGGCACCACGACCGCCACCATCAATACCGGCAGCGTCGTGCTGGGTGGTCTGATCGGCGGTGACAACGTTCGATTCTCTTCGTCCGGCGCATTCAGCGATGCAGCCATCGGACGGGGCAAGACAGTCAACCTGAGCAACAGTATCTCCGGGGCTGACAGCGGCAATTACACGCTCATCGGCCAGAGCACGGCACTGGCCGATATTACCGCTGCGGGTTCGGCCCAGACGCCGTCTGCGGTGGCAACCGCGCCCGCGGCGCCCACGCCCAGTGTCCAGGCCGTGACCGTGCGCAATGTTCTCACGCAGGTGCAGTCGACCGTCCTGCCGCCGCAAGCCAGCGCGCAACCGCAGTCGCTGAGTCTATCGTCCACGCTGGTGGTGCGCTCGCAACAGGGTGATGCAGCCCCCGCTACTGGCAACGAGAGTAGCAGCGGTAATGCCGGTGGCAGGGGCGGCAGCAGTCTGGTCAATACCAGTACCGGTTTTGGTACGCCGCCGCCCAGCCTGAACATCCAGAACGGTGGCATCCAGTTGCCGCCCGTGGCCATCAGTACACCCCAATAA